A window of Trichoderma atroviride chromosome 3, complete sequence contains these coding sequences:
- a CDS encoding uncharacterized protein (EggNog:ENOG41~TransMembrane:1 (o438-457i)), with product MSVAPSSRRLSTKLQSLKPGSPQEQPCEVCEKLLKLLQAPVETRGDAMNHVLIRNWKQVVESQCPHHPKFLASILKLDLTPSAADEITLRVLAFTGWDHLEVHADIKSAGKSRQFRSGQIYLFRKDPKSRQDGSARLVNPLWIDHSLLKQWKEKCLSSHGETCSSTQAQSSNNDDARPTWLIDVWRKCLVRPSQHDRYIALSYVWGGAPTLMARMDNIAQLLKPSAFSQGRTSVPIPKTIRDAMSCVERLGERYLWVDSLCIVQDDPVHKEAEINKMVSIYSNAFITITASDGIDADSGLPGLGGLTEPRSAIQVVHTLRPGIQIVECLVEPKSTKWRTRGWTYQEELFSRRQIFFEGGWVRWVCQSDKWAEVGEKHGAQVDGQVGSVSSMNAALSSPIPDPYVWWNMIGSYNMRDLTYPEDALSGFAGILNSFGRSFFGGFISGLPAAMFYIAILWHTRDPLTRRRAKGSGGNVCLPSWSWIGWKGTLMSTVMHPSLDFVKVRASREGARYFDRVTPLVQWHWKESLKTPGIPIGNTWYEYRQKYAVETQQSPCPSGWTRHSVDTETHPGRLTFPPPELDDSPKFFYKHNSEPESEFWYPVPIPDPSQIPKSHVAAPFISCRTKRAFLRGSEAITPRYIRGTTVISLRDKTSAWIGAMRLQEKSPDNGRSLVGQEIELVEVALGRVPNDARQRLQHHQVLDEWDHEERPKDNNMYEYYYVLWVEWIDGAAYRKALGRVERRLWEAQKRQDIDLILG from the exons ATGTCGGTCGCTCCATCATCACGGAGACTCTCCACCAAGTTGCAATCGCTAAAGCCAGGCTCGCCACAAGAACAG CCATGTGAGGTCTGTGAAAAgttgctcaagctgctccaAGCCCCAGTCGAGACTCGAGGAGATGCCATGAATCACGTCCTGATCAGAAACTGGAAGCAAGTCGTGGAATCACAATGTCCGCATCATCCAAAATTCCTTGCGTCGATCTTAAAACTAGATCTCACGCCTAGTGCTGCCGATGAGATTACCCTCAGAGTGCTAGCATTCACCGGGTGGGACCACCTCGAGGTTCATGCTGATATCAAAAGCGCCGGAAAGTCTAGACAGTTTAGATCAGGTCAAATCTACCTGTTTCGAAAAGATCCAAAGTCCCGACAAGATGGCAGTGCACGACTTGTAAATCCTCTCTGGATTGACCACAGCCTCCTCAAGCAGTGGAAAGAAAAATGTCTTTCTTCTCATGGCGAAACTTGTAGCTCAACGCAGGCACAATCGTCTAATAATGACGACGCTCGACCTACGTGGCTCATTGATGTTTGGCGCAAATGTCTCGTGCGCCCATCGCAGCATGATCGATACATAGCTCTGAGCTATGTTTGGGGAGGGGCTCCCACATTGATGGCTCGAATGGACAATATTGCTCAGTTACTAAAGCCATCAGCATTCTCTCAAGGAAGGACAAGCGTGCCCATACCGAAGACGATCCGCGATGCAATGAGTTGCGTTGAAAGACTTGGTGAACGATATCTTTGGGTAGATTCATTATGCATCGTCCAAGATGATCCAGTACacaaagaggcagagatcAACAAGATGGTGTCTATATATTCCAATGCATTTATAACAATTACAGCTTCCGATGGCATTGATGCCGATAGCGGCCTCCCAGGACTTGGTGGCCTCACTGAACCAAGGTCAGCGATCCAGGTTGTCCATACATTACGGCCGGGCATTCAAATTGTCGAGTGCCTCGTGGAACCAAAGAGTACAAAGTGGAGAACGCGAGGATGGACGTACCAAGAGGAATTGTTTTCTCGGCGACAGATTTTCTTCGAGGGTGGCTGGGTTCGTTGGGTCTGCCAGAGTGACAAATGGGCTGAGGTGGGCGAGAAGCATGGTGCACAAGTTGACGGACAAGTTGGTAGTGTCAGCAGCATGAATGCGGCACTGTCGAGTCCTATCCCGGATCCATATGTGTGGTGGAACATGATCGGTTCGTATAATATGAGAGACTTGACGTATCCCGAAGATGCACTTAGTGGGTTCGCCGGTATACTCAACTCCTTTGGAAGAAGCTTCTTTGGTGGCTTCATCTCTGGTCTGCCTGCCGCCATGTTTTATATAGCCATTCTGTGGCACACTCGCGATCCACTCACTCGTCGAAGAGCAAAGGGCTCTGGTGGGAATGTTTGTCTTCCTAGTTGGAGCTGGATAGGTTGGAAAGGCACGCTTATGTCAACCGTAATGCACCCATCATTGGACTTTGTCAAAGTTAGAGCGTCCAGGGAGGGCGCAAGGTACTTTGACAGAGTTACGCCCCTTGTCCAGTGGCATTGGAAAGAGAGCTTGAAGACTCCTGGGATCCCGATCGGGAATACCTGGTACGAGTATAGGCAGAAGTATGCCGTTGAAACACAACAGAGTCCATGCCCCTCTGGTTGGACCAGACATAGTGTCGATACTGAAACACATCCAGGGAGGCTCACTTTTCCGCCACCAGAGCTCGACGACTCGCCAAAGTTTTTTTACAAGCATAATTCAGAGCCCGAATCAGAGTTTTGGTACCCTGTTCCCATACCTGATCCATCGCAGATCCCTAAGAGCCATGTCGCCGCACCATTCATCTCGTGTCGGACAAAGAGAGCCTTTTTGCGTGGTAGTGAAGCCATCACGCCGCGGTATATAAGAGGCACTACAGTCATTTCACTTAGAGACAAGACATCAGCTTGGATCGGCGCTATGCGGCTACAGGAAAAATCTCCAGACAATGGCAGAAGCTTAGTAGGCCAAGAAATCGAGCTAGTAGAAGTTGCCTTGGGTCGTGTCCCAAACGATGCTCGCCAAAGGCTCCAACACCACCAGGTCTTGGATGAATGGGACCATGAAGAGAGGCCAAAAGACAACAACATGTATGAGTACTACTATGTTTTGTGGGTTGAGTGGATAGACGGTGCTGCATATCGAAAAGCATTGGGACGAGTGGAAAGGAGGTTGTGGGAGGCCCAGAAGCGTCAAGATATTGACTTGATCCTCGGATGA